One genomic segment of Nothobranchius furzeri strain GRZ-AD chromosome 10, NfurGRZ-RIMD1, whole genome shotgun sequence includes these proteins:
- the LOC139072124 gene encoding spectrin alpha chain, non-erythrocytic 1-like, producing MRMDSHISQDLIGVQNLLKKHQALQAEITGHEPRIKAVTQKGETMVEEGHFAGEQVKTKLWELHGRWDTLKAKASQRRQDLEDSLQAQQYFADANEAESWMREKEPIVGSPD from the exons atgcggatggactcccacattagccag gacctgattggtgtccagaacctgctgaagaagcaccaggctctgcaggctgagatcacaggtcatgaacctcgcatcaaggctgtcacccagaaaggagagaccatggtggaagaag gtcacttcgctggtgagcaagtgaagactaaactgtgggagcttcatggacgttgggacacgctgaaggccaaggcgtcccagaggaggcaggacctggaggactctctgcaggcccagcagtactttgcggatgctaatgaggccgagtcctggatgagggagaaggagcccatcgttggaagtccagactaa